In Aythya fuligula isolate bAytFul2 chromosome 14, bAytFul2.pri, whole genome shotgun sequence, the following proteins share a genomic window:
- the LOC116494944 gene encoding protocadherin alpha-2-like, with product MVVCVRAVVRVLVLQAAWALGGGQVRYSVPEEAKGGTVVGRLAQDLGLEAGEAEARRLRLVAQGRRASVEVSGASGALVVSSRLDREELCGKSAPCALRLEVLLERPLRVFHVEVEVTDINDNAPIFPAAMVNLNLSENSPLGSRFPLEGASDADIGANAQLSYTLSPSEHFGIEEENSDSRTKSLFLVLRKGLDRESMPEHRLMLTAIDGGRPALTGTAELLVSVLDVNDNAPQFNQSVYNARLSEDASEGTLVARVGATDPDEGMNQELMYQIANSNPSTASGIFSIDAKSGEIRLTSSMDFETVSLYELHVKAQDKGTPPLSGHCKVVVEVLDVNDNAPEVWVTSLSVPVPEDASVGTVVALLSVSDRDSGANGRVRCAVWPPAPFGLVATFAGSYSLVLREALDRERVSEYEVEVRAEDGGAPPLRASRGLRVPVSDVNDNAPAFAQAVYTVLARENNAAGAELARLWARDPDEAGNGRVSYSVAEGGAGAGAGSGAGSGAGSGWRPASSYVSVDAESGRLWALRPLDYEELQVLQFEVRAVDAGEPPLCGNATVQLFVVDENDNAPALLPPAGGGPGPWAAGEASASASAPGSLWAWAAWGAPAGQVVAKIRAVDADSGYNAWLRYELWEPRGKGPFRVGLYSGEVSTARALEEADGPRQRLLIVVRDHGEPSRSATATLSVSLVEGAEAALSAAGAGAGASSSGAGLRPAAGAEGGAAAAAAAAATNVWLVVAICAVSSLFLLAVVLYGASRWAPRAAVLAGPGPATLVCASEVGSWSYSQRQSRSLCVADGAGKSDLMVFSPNCPPPPGPAAENGSAEKGPSLSPYSSGTVGCPLFFIFIHFDAVKSSIHAGCCKALAPSDTDAMMFVSHSFPNRVVISQNEVNTH from the exons atgGTGGTGTGCGTGCGGGCCGTGGTgcgggtgctggtgctgcaggcgGCCTGGGCGCTGGGCGGCGGGCAGGTGCGCTACTCGGTGCCGGAGGAAGCCAAGGGCGGCACGGTGGTGGGGCGGCTGGCGCAGGACCTGGGCCTGGAGGCGGGCGAGGCGGAGGCGCGGCGGCTGCGGCTGGTGGCGCAGGGCCGGCGGGCGAGCGTGGAGGTGAGCGGGGCGAGCGGGGCGCTGGTGGTGAGCTCGCGGCTGGACCGGGAGGAGCTGTGCGGGAAGAGCGCGCCCTGCGCCCTGcgcctggaggtgctgctggagcgGCCGCTGCGCGTCTTCCACGTGGAGGTGGAGGTCACCGACATCAACGACAATGCGCCCATCTTCCCCGCCGCTATGGTAAACCTCAATTTATCGGAAAACTCGCCTCTCGGTTCCCGTTTCCCGCTGGAGGGCGCGTCGGATGCAGATATTGGAGCCAACGCACAGCTCTCCTATACCCTCAGCCCCAGCGAGCACTTCGgaatagaggaagaaaatagcGACTCGCGCActaaatccctttttcttgtaTTGAGGAAAGGTTTGGACCGCGAGTCGATGCCCGAGCACCGTCTGATGCTGACGGCGATTGATGGGGGCAGGCCGGCTTTGACGGGCACGGCGGAGCTGTTGGTGTCGGTGCTGGATGTGAACGACAACGCGCCCCAATTCAACCAGTCCGTGTACAACGCGCGTTTGTCTGAAGACGCCTCAGAAGGGACACTTGTAGCGCGAGTGGGTGCCACCGACCCAGACGAAGGAATGAATCAGGAACTGATGTACCAGATTGCTAACTCTAATCCTTCGACTGCCTCTGGCATTTTTAGCATCGATGCAAAGAGCGGAGAAATTCGACTAACGAGTTCGATGGATTTTGAGACAGTGTCTTTATATGAGCTACACGTGAAGGCGCAAGACAAAGGGACACCCCCGCTGTCCGGTCACTGcaaggtggtggtggaggtgctGGACGTGAACGACAACGCGCCCGAGGTGTGGGTGACGTCGCTGTCGGTGCCGGTGCCCGAGGACGCGTCGGTGGGGACGGTGGTGGCGCTGCTGAGCGTGTCGGACCGGGACTCGGGGGCGAACGGGCGGGTGCGCTGCGCGGTGTGGCCGCCGGCGCCGTTCGGGCTGGTGGCGACGTTCGCGGGCTCGTACTCGCTGGTGCTGCGGGAGGCGCTGGACCGGGAGCGGGTGTCGGAGTACGAGGTGGAGGTGCGGGCGGAGGACGGCGGGGCGCCGCCGCTGCGCGCCAGCCGCGGGCTGCGGGTGCCGGTGTCGGACGTGAACGACAACGCGCCGGCGTTCGCGCAGGCCGTGTACACGGTGCTGGCGCGGGAGAACAACGCGGCGGGCGCGGAGCTGGCGCGGCTGTGGGCGCGGGACCCGGACGAGGCGGGCAACGGGCGCGTGAGCTACTCGGTGGCGGAGGGCGGCGCGGGCGCGGGCGCGGGGTCGGGCGCGGGGTCGGGCGCGGGGTCGGGGTGGCGTCCGGCGTCGAGCTACGTGTCGGTGGACGCGGAGAGCGGGCGGCTGTGGGCGCTGCGGCCCCTGGACTacgaggagctgcaggtgctgcagttcGAGGTGCGTGCGGTGGACGCGGGCGAGCCGCCGCTGTGCGGCAACGCCACGGTGCAGCTGTTCGTGGTGGACGAGAACGACAACGCGCCGGCGCTGCTCCCGCCTGCCGGCGGCGGGCCGGGGCCCTGGGCTGCGGGCGAGGCGTCGGCGTCGGCGTCGGCGCCGGGGTCGCTGTGGGCGTGGGCGGCGTGGGGGGCGCCGGCGGGGCAGGTGGTGGCGAAGATCCGCGCGGTGGACGCGGACTCGGGCTACAACGCGTGGCTGCGCTACGAGCTGTGGGAGCCGCGGGGCAAGGGCCCGTTCCGCGTGGGGCTGTACAGCGGCGAGGTGAGCACGGCGCGGGCGCTGGAGGAGGCGGACGGCCCGCGGCAGAGGCTGCTGATCGTGGTGCGGGACCACGGGGAGCCGTCGCGCTCGGCCACGGCCACGCTGAGCGTGTCGCTGGTGGAGGGCGCCGAGGCGGCGCTGtcggcggcgggggcgggggcgggggcgtCGTCGTCGGGGGCGGGGCtgcggccggcggcgggcgcggagggcggcgcggcggcggcggcggcggcggcggcgacgaACGTGTGGCTGGTGGTGGCCATCTGCGCGGTGTCGAGCCTGTTCCTGCTGGCGGTGGTGCTGTACGGGGCGTCGCGCTGGGCGCCGCGGGCGGCCGTGCTGGCGGGGCCCGGGCCGGCGACGCTGGTGTGCGCCAGCGAGGTGGGCAGCTGGTCGTACTCGCAGCGCCAGAGCCGGAGCCTGTGCGTGGCGGACGGCGCGGGCAAGAGCGACCTGATGGTTTTCAGCCCCAactgcccgccgccgcccggccccgcggcagAAAACGGTTCTGCCGAGAAGGGACCTTCGCTCTCCCCGTACTCCTCAGGCACGGTAG GTTGCcccttgtttttcatttttattcattt TGATGCTGTGAAGTCCTCTATCCATGCAGGATGCTGCAAAGCTCTTGCACCGTCTGACACCGATGCCATGATGTTTGTCTCTCACTCCTTCCCCAACAGGGTTGTCATCTCTCAGAATGAAGTCAATACCCATTGA